Proteins from one Trichoplusia ni isolate ovarian cell line Hi5 chromosome 9, tn1, whole genome shotgun sequence genomic window:
- the LOC113497168 gene encoding ATP-binding cassette sub-family G member 4-like isoform X2 — protein sequence MDVEVGNCDEMKLKCDVSVFLDIHFKLPNGKSWYKRDETFDSPNAILRGASGALRPGRMTFILGPSGAGKTTLLKILAGRKKTGVTGSLYGAGRSSVLVAQDTTLIDTLTAGETLRFAASLKLPNVSHRERNNAINTVTKQLGIHDVLNTRAGRLSGGERKRLTIACELLTDPTIMLLDEPTSGLDAVSSLSVARALHTVARSGRTIACVLHQPSSQLFNTADDVIVLANGRTLYAGAIVDVPESLTRAGFICPQYYNIADYLLEIASDEHSGNLNLLEHEASSYAHEMSKIAKNDVYNGKGKELSPESEALLNPNPTPCKGYAASVCQQLNALLWRCCIGVARDVYLTQIRLLAHFMVALLLGALYHGAGAEAGRMMSNTGCLFFFLLFLFFSNAMPTIQTFPTEANVVLHEHLNKWYSLPAYCASKIIVDLPIQLLCATVFLFPAWYLTSQPLDINRMGLAWLTCALVTILAQTFGFVVGASCGMKLGLFVIPAANIPMLMFSEFFIPYREMPVYLRPFATISYFRYAFDAFLETVYGLGREKLPCHQEFCMFKDPSSHLEFLGLSRNLSADFFALVLWIVLLQIALVFVLLLRVYKSCR from the exons GAAAGAGTTGGTATAAGAGAGATGAAACTTTCGACAGTCCAAATGCCATACTGCGAGGGGCATCCGGCGCGCTTAGACCGGGACGGATGACCTTCATTCTTGGACCATCGGGCGCCGGAAAGACGACTCTACTCAAAATCTTAGCTGGAAGAAA aaagACAGGTGTGACAGGGTCATTGTACGGTGCAGGCCGTAGTTCCGTGCTAGTGGCACAGGACACGACTCTCATAGACACCTTGACAGCTGGAGAAACACTGAGATTTGCTGCAAGTCTGAAGCTACCTAATGTTTCCCACAGAGAAAGGAATAATGCG ATAAATACGGTGACAAAACAGCTCGGTATACATGATGTATTAAACACAAGAGCCGGCCGGCTGTCTGGCGGGGAGCGTAAACGACTGACCATCGCTTGTGAACTACTTACAGACCCGACCATTATGCTGCTGGATGAACCTACtag TGGTCTAGACGCAGTATCGTCTCTATCCGTGGCCCGCGCCCTCCACACAGTCGCCCGCAGCGGCCGCACCATCGCATGCGTCCTTCACCAACCTTCCTCACAGCTGTTCAACACCGCCGATGACGTCATAGTCCTCGCTAATGGCAGGACGCTATACGCCGGCGCCATTGTTGATGTACCCGAGAGTCTTACTAGAGCGGGCTTTATATGTCCACAGTATTATAATATAGCTGattatt TGTTAGAAATAGCAAGTGACGAGCACTCAGGCAATTTGAATCTCTTAGAACACGAAGCAAGCAGCTATGCTCACGAAATGAGCAAGATCGCTAAGAACGATGTTTATAATGGCAAAGGGAAAG AGCTATCACCAGAATCGGAAGCATTACTGAATCCCAACCCGACTCCTTGCAAAGGCTACGCTGCGAGTGTTTGCCAACAACTCAACGCTCTACTTTGGCGATGCTGCATTGGAGTAGCCAGAGACGTTTATTTAACTCAG ATCCGCCTGCTAGCTCACTTCATGGTGGCTCTCCTGCTGGGCGCACTGTaccacggcgcgggcgcggagGCAGGCCGCATGATGTCCAACACTGGCTGCTTGTTCTTCTTCCTTCTGTTCCTATTCTTTTCAAATGCCATGCCTACTATACAAACAT TTCCAACAGAAGCGAACGTGGTCCTTCATGAGCATCTGAATAAGTGGTACTCGTTACCAGCTTATTGTGCTTCCAAGATCATCGTAGACTTGCCTATACAG TTACTATGTGCGACAGTGTTCTTATTCCCTGCGTGGTATCTGACGTCTCAGCCGTTGGATATCAACCGCATGGGCTTGGCGTGGCTCACGTGTGCTCTAGTCACCATACTGGCGCAGACTTTCGGTTTTGTTGTTGGAGCCTCGTGCGGAATGAAG CTGGGACTGTTCGTGATCCCCGCAGCCAACATACCAATGCTGATGTTCTCAGAGTTCTTCATTCCGTACCGCGAGATGCCCGTCTACCTTCGTCCATTTGCTACCATCTCATACTTTAGATACGCGTTTGATGCATTCCTTGAGACAGTATACGGACTTGGTAGAGAGAAGTTGCCTTGCCACCAAGAATTCTGCATGTTTAAAGATCCTAGCAGTCACCTAGAGTTTTTAGGACTCTCCAGGAATCTGAGCGCTGATTTCTTCGCTTTAGTATTATGGATCGTCTTACTTCAAATAGCTCTCGTATTTGTCTTATTACTACGAGTTTACAAATCTTGTAGATAG
- the LOC113497168 gene encoding ATP-binding cassette sub-family G member 4-like isoform X1, with amino-acid sequence MDVEAARDDISVEDGSLIVYTDIFCTVKRARKSWYKRDETFDSPNAILRGASGALRPGRMTFILGPSGAGKTTLLKILAGRKKTGVTGSLYGAGRSSVLVAQDTTLIDTLTAGETLRFAASLKLPNVSHRERNNAINTVTKQLGIHDVLNTRAGRLSGGERKRLTIACELLTDPTIMLLDEPTSGLDAVSSLSVARALHTVARSGRTIACVLHQPSSQLFNTADDVIVLANGRTLYAGAIVDVPESLTRAGFICPQYYNIADYLLEIASDEHSGNLNLLEHEASSYAHEMSKIAKNDVYNGKGKELSPESEALLNPNPTPCKGYAASVCQQLNALLWRCCIGVARDVYLTQIRLLAHFMVALLLGALYHGAGAEAGRMMSNTGCLFFFLLFLFFSNAMPTIQTFPTEANVVLHEHLNKWYSLPAYCASKIIVDLPIQLLCATVFLFPAWYLTSQPLDINRMGLAWLTCALVTILAQTFGFVVGASCGMKLGLFVIPAANIPMLMFSEFFIPYREMPVYLRPFATISYFRYAFDAFLETVYGLGREKLPCHQEFCMFKDPSSHLEFLGLSRNLSADFFALVLWIVLLQIALVFVLLLRVYKSCR; translated from the exons GAAAGAGTTGGTATAAGAGAGATGAAACTTTCGACAGTCCAAATGCCATACTGCGAGGGGCATCCGGCGCGCTTAGACCGGGACGGATGACCTTCATTCTTGGACCATCGGGCGCCGGAAAGACGACTCTACTCAAAATCTTAGCTGGAAGAAA aaagACAGGTGTGACAGGGTCATTGTACGGTGCAGGCCGTAGTTCCGTGCTAGTGGCACAGGACACGACTCTCATAGACACCTTGACAGCTGGAGAAACACTGAGATTTGCTGCAAGTCTGAAGCTACCTAATGTTTCCCACAGAGAAAGGAATAATGCG ATAAATACGGTGACAAAACAGCTCGGTATACATGATGTATTAAACACAAGAGCCGGCCGGCTGTCTGGCGGGGAGCGTAAACGACTGACCATCGCTTGTGAACTACTTACAGACCCGACCATTATGCTGCTGGATGAACCTACtag TGGTCTAGACGCAGTATCGTCTCTATCCGTGGCCCGCGCCCTCCACACAGTCGCCCGCAGCGGCCGCACCATCGCATGCGTCCTTCACCAACCTTCCTCACAGCTGTTCAACACCGCCGATGACGTCATAGTCCTCGCTAATGGCAGGACGCTATACGCCGGCGCCATTGTTGATGTACCCGAGAGTCTTACTAGAGCGGGCTTTATATGTCCACAGTATTATAATATAGCTGattatt TGTTAGAAATAGCAAGTGACGAGCACTCAGGCAATTTGAATCTCTTAGAACACGAAGCAAGCAGCTATGCTCACGAAATGAGCAAGATCGCTAAGAACGATGTTTATAATGGCAAAGGGAAAG AGCTATCACCAGAATCGGAAGCATTACTGAATCCCAACCCGACTCCTTGCAAAGGCTACGCTGCGAGTGTTTGCCAACAACTCAACGCTCTACTTTGGCGATGCTGCATTGGAGTAGCCAGAGACGTTTATTTAACTCAG ATCCGCCTGCTAGCTCACTTCATGGTGGCTCTCCTGCTGGGCGCACTGTaccacggcgcgggcgcggagGCAGGCCGCATGATGTCCAACACTGGCTGCTTGTTCTTCTTCCTTCTGTTCCTATTCTTTTCAAATGCCATGCCTACTATACAAACAT TTCCAACAGAAGCGAACGTGGTCCTTCATGAGCATCTGAATAAGTGGTACTCGTTACCAGCTTATTGTGCTTCCAAGATCATCGTAGACTTGCCTATACAG TTACTATGTGCGACAGTGTTCTTATTCCCTGCGTGGTATCTGACGTCTCAGCCGTTGGATATCAACCGCATGGGCTTGGCGTGGCTCACGTGTGCTCTAGTCACCATACTGGCGCAGACTTTCGGTTTTGTTGTTGGAGCCTCGTGCGGAATGAAG CTGGGACTGTTCGTGATCCCCGCAGCCAACATACCAATGCTGATGTTCTCAGAGTTCTTCATTCCGTACCGCGAGATGCCCGTCTACCTTCGTCCATTTGCTACCATCTCATACTTTAGATACGCGTTTGATGCATTCCTTGAGACAGTATACGGACTTGGTAGAGAGAAGTTGCCTTGCCACCAAGAATTCTGCATGTTTAAAGATCCTAGCAGTCACCTAGAGTTTTTAGGACTCTCCAGGAATCTGAGCGCTGATTTCTTCGCTTTAGTATTATGGATCGTCTTACTTCAAATAGCTCTCGTATTTGTCTTATTACTACGAGTTTACAAATCTTGTAGATAG